In one Gemmatimonas sp. genomic region, the following are encoded:
- a CDS encoding DUF4249 domain-containing protein, translated as MSTLALVGCERVVNVSGLEYQPRLVVEARLERERSATAADQVIQLSITQNVFATASPTPARGARVRVLDDANRPTLFVESLRDPGTYRAAAMALPVGRALTLEIEWDGDLYRATEVMQPGVAMDSLFFRAEFDEVDTGRNWRATIAVQDPGSQRNFYLWDQWIDGRRLVSPDSEEFSRVVQSDERFNGSRIRQFQPYSDWLVRSGQLVRVRQLSISEQAFRFYTALSAQVGNNGSPFGVPVSSVRGNVANTTNPSKRAVGYFIAGEYTELERRVP; from the coding sequence ATGTCCACGCTCGCGCTGGTCGGCTGCGAACGGGTAGTGAACGTGAGCGGCCTGGAATACCAGCCGCGCCTCGTCGTGGAGGCGCGCCTGGAGCGTGAGCGGAGTGCCACCGCAGCGGACCAGGTCATCCAGCTCAGTATCACCCAAAATGTGTTCGCCACGGCGTCACCCACGCCGGCCCGCGGGGCGCGGGTCCGTGTGCTGGACGATGCCAACCGGCCCACACTCTTCGTGGAGTCGCTGCGGGACCCCGGGACGTATCGTGCGGCGGCGATGGCCTTGCCGGTGGGTCGCGCGCTCACGCTCGAGATCGAATGGGACGGCGACCTGTACCGCGCCACGGAAGTCATGCAGCCCGGCGTCGCCATGGACTCGCTGTTCTTCAGGGCGGAGTTCGACGAAGTGGACACGGGGCGGAACTGGCGGGCCACGATCGCGGTGCAGGATCCCGGATCCCAGCGGAACTTCTACCTGTGGGACCAGTGGATCGACGGGCGGCGACTGGTCTCGCCCGACAGTGAAGAGTTCTCGCGGGTCGTGCAGTCGGACGAGCGATTCAACGGCTCGAGGATTCGCCAGTTTCAACCGTACTCCGACTGGCTGGTCCGGTCCGGCCAGCTCGTGCGGGTGCGGCAGCTGTCAATCTCCGAGCAGGCGTTTCGCTTCTATACCGCGCTGTCGGCGCAGGTGGGCAACAACGGGTCGCCCTTCGGCGTGCCGGTCAGCAGCGTCCGCGGGAATGTGGCCAACACCACGAATCCCTCGAAACGGGCAGTGGGATACTTCATCGCCGGGGAGTACACGGAACTGGAGCGCCGGGTGCCGTAG
- a CDS encoding type II toxin-antitoxin system RelE/ParE family toxin: MASAPRPSRVFKTAWFAKAARKATIGDDELCRAVKQAKAGQCDDLGGGVYKKRVSRNLYRSIVLAKGGRHWVLTYLFAKKDRANIDAAELATFRELAKGYEKLTAAQLSALLTSKDLEEICHGDQA, encoded by the coding sequence ATGGCCAGTGCTCCCCGCCCGTCCCGCGTCTTCAAGACCGCCTGGTTCGCCAAGGCGGCCCGGAAGGCGACCATCGGGGACGACGAACTGTGCCGCGCCGTGAAGCAGGCAAAGGCCGGTCAGTGCGACGACCTCGGCGGCGGGGTGTACAAGAAACGGGTGAGCCGGAATCTCTACCGGAGCATCGTGCTGGCGAAGGGTGGCCGGCACTGGGTGCTGACCTACCTGTTCGCCAAGAAGGACCGCGCCAACATCGATGCGGCGGAGCTCGCGACCTTCCGGGAGCTCGCCAAAGGGTATGAGAAGCTGACGGCCGCGCAGCTCAGCGCGCTGCTCACGTCCAAGGACCTCGAGGAGATCTGCCATGGCGACCAAGCCTAA
- a CDS encoding DNA-binding transcriptional regulator yields MATKPKYKSDAFEAIHSAASALHRAGAIGKTTMRQFDDAALSAPEPLAPVQIKKIREQAKVSQAVFARRLNTSASTVEKWETGAKKPSGVALKMLAVVRKHGLAVLD; encoded by the coding sequence ATGGCGACCAAGCCTAAGTACAAGAGCGACGCCTTCGAGGCGATTCATTCCGCGGCCTCTGCGCTCCATCGAGCGGGTGCCATCGGCAAGACCACCATGCGCCAGTTCGACGACGCGGCGCTGAGTGCCCCCGAGCCCCTCGCCCCAGTGCAGATCAAGAAGATCCGGGAGCAGGCCAAGGTGAGTCAGGCCGTGTTCGCGCGCCGGCTCAACACCAGCGCCAGCACCGTGGAGAAGTGGGAGACGGGGGCCAAGAAGCCGAGCGGGGTGGCGCTCAAGATGCTCGCGGTCGTGAGGAAGCACGGATTGGCGGTGCTGGACTAG
- a CDS encoding site-specific integrase: MPKIARQAISKRVLDAAKLQAAREGRRVRLWDVEPKGLGARVHPTGTVTWFVRYARPEGGEKRWQTYSLTASTDRTDERVDEASTLDHVRKAAKAALSRIERGRDPLAERGAWRTAKSVSDLFPLWIAAPSPRGVAKKESTTGEYERLWEAEIQPRLGSKTVASVTPLDVRQVIAEVRATPGERTGKPRVVLANRVAARLRAFFNWCELEGHRPKHSNPVNTKEDVKPEPQQKRALTVAQWHALYGALATAETTGLPVAPALKGKERGKPKTPRASRAKPNARAYVLKQPRGARGSYAREATEVIRPASPVAVAALRFLLLSGWRESEVLTLRWEHIDFTTGQATIDTKTGERVMELDTVHMLPLLKGLPWRQDTGPVFPGRKAGKPLKEIRHLWYAVRHAAGVGHARLHDLRHTVASIALSSGNTLEEVGALLGHQDPASTRRYAKLYSNTVRQAQDRTLSALLGTPVQPPQS; encoded by the coding sequence ATGCCGAAGATTGCGCGACAGGCCATTAGCAAGCGGGTGCTTGACGCCGCGAAGCTCCAAGCCGCCCGGGAAGGGCGCCGTGTGCGCCTCTGGGACGTTGAGCCCAAGGGGTTAGGGGCGCGGGTGCATCCGACCGGTACGGTCACGTGGTTCGTCCGGTATGCCCGCCCGGAGGGCGGGGAGAAGCGGTGGCAGACGTACAGCCTTACCGCCAGCACCGACCGTACCGACGAACGCGTTGACGAAGCCTCTACGCTGGACCATGTGCGCAAAGCGGCCAAGGCGGCGCTCTCGCGGATCGAACGGGGGCGCGACCCCCTCGCAGAGCGTGGCGCGTGGCGCACCGCCAAGAGCGTGTCCGACCTATTCCCGCTCTGGATTGCGGCGCCTTCGCCCCGTGGCGTAGCCAAGAAGGAGAGCACCACGGGTGAGTATGAGCGGCTATGGGAAGCCGAGATTCAGCCCCGGCTCGGTAGCAAGACTGTTGCATCGGTCACGCCGCTCGACGTGCGCCAGGTGATTGCCGAGGTGCGGGCCACACCTGGGGAGCGCACCGGGAAGCCGCGCGTGGTGCTGGCAAACCGTGTCGCCGCGCGACTGCGCGCGTTCTTCAACTGGTGCGAACTGGAGGGGCATCGCCCAAAGCACTCCAACCCGGTGAACACCAAGGAGGACGTAAAGCCGGAGCCGCAGCAGAAACGCGCGCTGACCGTCGCACAGTGGCATGCCCTCTACGGAGCCCTTGCCACGGCAGAGACGACAGGGTTGCCGGTGGCGCCCGCTTTGAAGGGCAAGGAGCGCGGGAAGCCCAAGACGCCGCGCGCGTCCCGTGCAAAGCCGAACGCGCGCGCCTACGTGCTCAAGCAGCCGCGTGGTGCGCGCGGGTCGTATGCCCGTGAAGCCACGGAGGTGATCCGACCGGCCAGCCCGGTGGCCGTGGCGGCACTGCGCTTTCTGCTGCTCAGTGGCTGGCGAGAATCGGAGGTGCTCACGCTCCGGTGGGAGCACATCGACTTCACGACGGGCCAAGCCACGATAGACACCAAGACCGGCGAGCGGGTGATGGAACTCGATACGGTCCACATGCTGCCGCTGCTCAAGGGGCTACCGTGGCGACAGGACACCGGCCCGGTATTCCCGGGTCGGAAGGCGGGGAAGCCGCTCAAGGAGATTCGACACCTGTGGTATGCCGTGCGTCACGCCGCAGGGGTAGGGCATGCCCGGTTGCATGACCTTCGGCATACCGTCGCGTCTATCGCGCTGTCCAGCGGCAACACCCTAGAGGAAGTGGGCGCGCTGCTGGGGCACCAGGACCCAGCGAGCACGCGCCGGTACGCGAAGCTGTACAGCAACACGGTGCGCCAAGCGCAGGACCGGACGCTGTCGGCGCTGCTCGGTACCCCCGTGCAGCCGCCGCAGTCGTGA
- a CDS encoding DUF3631 domain-containing protein has translation MSNGTLVAEYPYRAADGTVLATKQRYAPKDFRWTIPLPTGGTASGLNGLKQSDLPLFRLPELLAAPLDTPVLLVEGEKDALTLAGLGFVATTLPEGAGVKHIPLARLEVLRHRRVYIFADNDAAGRAFRDRLAEALGTVVSWLYAPDLPDLPPKGDVTDWVNAGGTADELCAIMDAAAPCGGNGEDTPDPIPDGAQLADEVMAAIRRFVVMSDHAICASALWCLHTWAFEASENYTPYLAISSPEPGCGKTTVIDVLATLAADPKRADSATPAAIYRMVDRGRGAGKPDGRPPTLFLDELDTVFRGAAARSERAEALRGVLNSGFKRDGIFTICQGDDHEVRDYHTWCPKLLAGIGELPPTVAERSIPLRLSKATDEERVHIESARSRTLAQLEPIKRKLAAWAQDATPRLKARPEPFAGLSARQDDIWGPLLNIADDCGGAWPQRAREAARVLHAKTGNSMDSVAPTVALLSDLRDIFAEDRATFIPSARLAELLRLMEDRPWPEYTRGGPISPRGIAVLLGVYGIHPRVSTTLMADGRRGRGYYLDDCREAFRRYLPPPDGETVHPFIGGTPPYENAVNTLTNGTPSRPVRELTIAPFDEAAVPLAAAGYPADW, from the coding sequence ATGAGTAACGGCACCCTCGTGGCCGAGTACCCGTACCGTGCAGCAGATGGCACTGTTCTCGCGACGAAGCAGCGATACGCGCCGAAGGATTTCCGGTGGACGATCCCCCTCCCCACAGGGGGCACCGCGTCGGGGCTGAACGGCTTGAAGCAATCCGACCTGCCGCTATTCCGGCTCCCGGAGTTACTCGCCGCTCCGCTGGACACGCCGGTCCTTCTAGTGGAAGGCGAGAAGGACGCCTTGACGCTGGCGGGTCTTGGGTTCGTTGCCACGACACTACCGGAAGGGGCTGGCGTGAAACACATCCCGCTCGCTCGCCTGGAGGTGCTCCGGCATCGGCGCGTGTACATCTTCGCCGACAATGACGCCGCCGGGCGCGCGTTTCGGGATCGGCTAGCGGAAGCCCTGGGCACCGTGGTTTCGTGGCTCTACGCGCCGGACCTGCCCGACCTACCGCCGAAGGGGGACGTGACCGATTGGGTCAACGCAGGGGGCACCGCTGACGAACTGTGCGCGATTATGGACGCTGCCGCCCCGTGCGGCGGCAATGGCGAGGATACCCCCGACCCAATCCCGGACGGGGCGCAGCTGGCCGATGAAGTCATGGCCGCGATTCGGCGGTTCGTAGTCATGAGCGACCACGCAATCTGCGCTTCGGCGCTGTGGTGCCTGCATACGTGGGCGTTTGAGGCCAGCGAGAACTACACGCCGTACCTCGCCATCTCATCGCCGGAGCCGGGTTGCGGGAAAACCACGGTCATTGACGTACTCGCGACCCTGGCGGCTGATCCGAAGCGGGCAGACTCCGCAACCCCTGCGGCCATCTATCGCATGGTGGACCGTGGGCGCGGCGCGGGGAAGCCTGACGGGCGCCCGCCAACGCTGTTTCTCGACGAACTAGACACGGTGTTTAGAGGCGCCGCTGCGCGGAGCGAACGCGCCGAAGCCTTGCGCGGAGTGCTCAATTCGGGCTTCAAGCGGGACGGTATCTTCACGATCTGCCAGGGCGACGACCACGAGGTCCGCGATTACCACACATGGTGTCCGAAGCTGTTGGCCGGAATCGGGGAGTTGCCCCCGACCGTCGCTGAACGCTCGATCCCTCTCCGTCTGTCGAAAGCGACCGACGAAGAACGGGTGCACATCGAATCCGCCCGCTCGCGCACCCTAGCGCAGCTGGAGCCAATAAAGCGCAAACTGGCCGCATGGGCGCAGGATGCGACTCCCCGACTCAAGGCCAGACCTGAGCCCTTCGCGGGGCTGAGCGCCCGTCAGGACGACATTTGGGGTCCGTTGTTGAATATCGCAGACGACTGCGGGGGCGCATGGCCGCAGCGCGCGCGCGAAGCCGCCCGGGTGCTGCATGCGAAGACCGGAAACAGCATGGACAGCGTGGCGCCGACTGTGGCGCTACTGTCAGACCTACGCGACATCTTCGCCGAAGATCGGGCGACGTTCATTCCTTCCGCTCGCCTTGCGGAACTCCTGCGACTTATGGAGGATCGCCCGTGGCCAGAATACACACGCGGCGGGCCGATTTCCCCGCGCGGAATTGCCGTATTGCTCGGTGTCTACGGCATTCACCCTCGCGTGAGTACAACGCTCATGGCGGATGGGAGGCGGGGGCGGGGGTACTATCTGGACGACTGCCGCGAGGCGTTCCGGCGCTACCTGCCACCCCCTGACGGTGAAACCGTTCATCCGTTCATCGGGGGCACTCCCCCCTATGAAAACGCCGTGAACACTTTGACGAACGGAACGCCATCGAGACCTGTTCGCGAACTGACCATAGCGCCCTTCGACGAGGCAGCAGTGCCGCTCGCCGCAGCGGGCTACCCTGCTGACTGGTGA
- a CDS encoding type I restriction endonuclease, whose translation MDFIDQLRLLASRITTTRSMVQTEEATKTAMIMPFIQILGYNVFDPTEVTPELVADIGTKKGEKVDYAILRDGKPVMLFECKKAGAELSVNNAGQLFRYFHVTAARFGVLTNGLTYKFFTDLEQPNKMDDTPFFEFSILDFKERDVEELRKFAKAAFDVEQILTTANELKYTRAIQNKLAEWMVSPSEDFVRLASAELVGGRRFTPAIRDQFTAVTRRAFEQLVSEKINERLKGAMAPEPPRIEVPQQPELSQVIGNGDIPVSESSVTTTQEELEGFYTVRAILRSLVPAKRVVMRDAQSYCAIFLDDNNRRPICRLRFNNPEKLRIGLFNGSKEEKVVAIDSVDDIYTHADDILAVVESYVGPQGKADG comes from the coding sequence ATGGACTTCATTGATCAGCTTCGGCTCCTCGCCAGTCGCATTACGACCACCCGCTCGATGGTGCAGACGGAAGAGGCCACCAAGACGGCCATGATCATGCCGTTTATCCAGATCCTTGGCTACAACGTTTTCGACCCTACCGAGGTCACCCCAGAGCTTGTGGCGGACATCGGAACGAAGAAGGGAGAAAAGGTTGACTATGCCATTCTTCGGGATGGAAAGCCGGTGATGCTCTTTGAGTGCAAGAAAGCGGGAGCGGAACTCAGCGTGAACAACGCAGGGCAGTTGTTTCGCTATTTCCACGTCACCGCAGCGCGGTTCGGGGTTCTGACAAACGGACTCACGTACAAATTCTTCACCGATCTTGAGCAGCCGAACAAGATGGATGATACACCGTTCTTTGAGTTCAGCATTCTGGACTTCAAGGAACGCGATGTCGAAGAACTGAGGAAGTTCGCGAAAGCCGCATTCGACGTTGAACAGATTCTAACGACGGCAAATGAGCTGAAGTACACGCGCGCGATTCAGAATAAGCTTGCCGAGTGGATGGTGTCGCCAAGCGAGGACTTCGTTCGCCTCGCTTCCGCCGAGCTTGTTGGAGGCCGCCGCTTCACACCGGCGATTCGCGATCAGTTCACGGCTGTCACGAGGCGCGCTTTTGAGCAGCTTGTCTCAGAGAAGATCAATGAGCGACTCAAGGGAGCGATGGCCCCTGAGCCTCCGCGCATTGAAGTGCCGCAACAGCCTGAACTGTCGCAAGTAATTGGGAACGGCGACATCCCCGTCAGCGAGTCGTCAGTTACGACGACCCAGGAAGAGCTGGAGGGTTTCTATACCGTCCGTGCGATCTTGCGTTCACTTGTCCCGGCGAAGCGGGTCGTGATGCGTGACGCACAGAGCTACTGCGCCATCTTCCTCGATGACAACAACCGTAGGCCTATCTGCCGCCTGCGCTTCAACAATCCTGAGAAGCTCCGCATCGGCCTGTTCAACGGGTCGAAGGAAGAGAAGGTGGTCGCGATCGATTCCGTTGACGACATCTACACACACGCCGATGACATCCTCGCTGTGGTAGAGTCTTACGTCGGGCCTCAGGGCAAGGCGGATGGGTAA
- a CDS encoding RNA polymerase sigma factor RpoD/SigA: MTEVKRKRRRAAPAGIAPSEPERDILDQYLYEVSTYPLLKAAEEIDLAKKIRAGDQDALQELVKRNLRFVISVAKKYQNRGLPLIDLIGEGNVGLLTAARKFDPDQGVKFISYAVWWIRQAILSSLARQGRTVRVPLNRTADLSRIIKASEILRQKLRREPSPEELAQVTGLSVDVVQSLAALNTGDVRLDAPMDPDGDRSLIERFVADEMPDTEEEAMNRFLTDEIEQALSTLPPRDAKVLRLYFGLEGGREHTLEEIGSMLGVTRERVRQLRDRALKRLREGDVGRALGSFAA; this comes from the coding sequence ATGACCGAAGTCAAGCGGAAGCGCCGTCGTGCGGCCCCCGCGGGCATTGCGCCCAGCGAGCCGGAGCGCGACATCCTCGACCAGTACCTCTACGAAGTCTCGACCTACCCGCTGCTCAAGGCCGCGGAAGAAATCGACCTCGCCAAGAAGATCCGGGCTGGTGACCAGGACGCGCTGCAGGAACTTGTCAAGCGCAATCTCCGCTTCGTCATTTCCGTGGCCAAGAAGTATCAGAACCGCGGCCTGCCGCTCATCGATCTCATCGGCGAGGGCAACGTCGGGCTGCTCACCGCGGCGCGGAAGTTCGATCCCGATCAGGGCGTCAAGTTCATCTCGTACGCCGTGTGGTGGATTCGTCAGGCCATTCTCTCGTCGCTCGCCCGTCAGGGGCGCACCGTGCGCGTGCCGCTCAACCGCACCGCCGACCTCTCGCGCATCATCAAGGCGTCGGAAATCCTCCGCCAGAAGCTGCGTCGTGAGCCCTCGCCCGAGGAACTCGCGCAGGTCACCGGTCTCTCGGTCGATGTCGTGCAGTCGCTCGCGGCGCTCAACACCGGCGACGTGCGCCTCGACGCGCCCATGGATCCCGATGGCGATCGCTCGCTCATCGAGCGGTTCGTAGCCGACGAGATGCCCGACACGGAAGAGGAGGCGATGAATCGCTTCCTCACCGACGAAATCGAGCAGGCGCTCTCCACGCTCCCCCCGCGCGACGCCAAGGTGCTGCGGCTCTACTTCGGCCTCGAGGGCGGGCGTGAGCACACGCTCGAGGAAATCGGCTCCATGCTGGGCGTCACCCGCGAGCGGGTCCGCCAGTTGCGCGACCGTGCCCTCAAGCGGTTGCGTGAGGGCGATGTGGGCCGCGCGCTGGGGTCGTTCGCGGCGTAA
- a CDS encoding ABC transporter ATP-binding protein: MIEFRNVHKAFGPKKVLRGFSLTVKEGETMVIIGYSGTGKSVAIKHIVGLLEPDEGEVWVDGLRVDELSRKDLYALRGRIGYVFQFAALFDSMSIGENVAMGLRKQGELSEQEIGVRVDEALNLVDLPDVQNRMPAELSGGMRKRVGIARAIALRPKYILYDEPTTGLDPVTSATIDKLMVRMREQLGVTGIVITHDMRSAYTVGTRIAMLYEGRVHAVGTVDEIQHSTDPLVRQFVEGRATLDDHTPLVAGLPGSLPPDALTTPHR, from the coding sequence ATGATCGAATTCCGCAACGTCCACAAGGCTTTTGGCCCCAAGAAGGTGCTCCGCGGCTTCTCCCTGACCGTCAAGGAAGGGGAGACCATGGTCATCATCGGCTACTCGGGGACCGGCAAGTCGGTCGCCATCAAGCACATCGTCGGACTGCTCGAGCCCGACGAAGGCGAGGTGTGGGTCGATGGCCTGCGTGTCGACGAACTCTCGCGCAAGGATCTCTACGCGCTGCGCGGGCGCATCGGGTACGTCTTCCAGTTCGCCGCCCTCTTCGACTCCATGAGCATCGGCGAGAACGTGGCGATGGGGCTGCGCAAGCAGGGGGAGCTCTCGGAACAGGAGATCGGCGTGCGTGTCGACGAGGCACTCAACCTCGTCGATCTCCCCGATGTGCAGAACCGCATGCCCGCCGAGCTCTCCGGGGGCATGCGCAAGCGCGTGGGCATTGCGCGCGCGATCGCCCTGCGCCCCAAATACATCCTCTACGACGAACCGACCACCGGCCTCGATCCGGTCACCTCGGCCACCATCGACAAGCTCATGGTGCGCATGCGGGAGCAGTTGGGGGTGACGGGCATCGTCATTACGCACGACATGCGCAGCGCCTACACGGTAGGGACGCGCATCGCCATGCTCTACGAGGGCCGGGTGCACGCCGTGGGCACCGTGGACGAGATCCAGCACAGCACGGATCCGCTGGTGCGGCAGTTCGTGGAGGGGCGGGCCACGCTCGACGACCACACGCCGTTGGTGGCGGGGCTCCCGGGGAGTCTCCCGCCGGATGCGCTGACTACACCGCATCGGTAA
- a CDS encoding NUDIX hydrolase — MATPARDPRRDPGRDGTDPSSSATGGDAQGRRRLRARLETSAGGVVYRVHEGEPLFLLIRDSYKNWGFPKGHLETDEAPDAAALREVREETGLDDVMLDGQIDTIDWFFRFRGKLVHKVCHFFLMRTEAESTTPQRAEGITACKWARFDEATQLVSYANARDVLLRANAMVQGIDVNVDPAGAPRRPTPPASMQAVVGDQTA; from the coding sequence ATGGCCACGCCGGCCCGCGATCCGCGCCGCGACCCCGGTCGCGACGGCACCGACCCGTCATCCTCCGCCACGGGGGGCGACGCGCAAGGGCGCCGGCGTCTGCGCGCCAGGCTCGAGACGTCGGCCGGCGGGGTGGTGTACCGCGTGCACGAGGGCGAGCCGCTCTTTCTGCTCATTCGCGACAGCTACAAGAACTGGGGATTTCCCAAGGGGCATCTCGAGACCGACGAGGCACCCGACGCGGCCGCGTTGCGCGAAGTGCGCGAGGAAACGGGGCTCGACGACGTGATGCTCGACGGACAGATCGACACGATCGACTGGTTCTTCCGCTTCCGCGGCAAGCTGGTGCACAAGGTCTGCCACTTCTTTCTCATGCGCACCGAGGCCGAGAGCACCACCCCACAGCGCGCCGAGGGGATCACGGCCTGCAAGTGGGCGCGCTTCGACGAGGCGACGCAGCTGGTGAGCTACGCGAATGCGCGCGACGTGCTGTTGCGCGCCAACGCCATGGTGCAGGGAATCGACGTGAACGTTGATCCTGCCGGAGCGCCGCGGCGTCCCACCCCGCCGGCCTCCATGCAGGCCGTGGTGGGCGACCAGACCGCCTGA
- a CDS encoding helix-turn-helix domain-containing protein, protein MPPASRAADASAPLLCVVALCKRDRARQLVRTAFPRRRAHVVSAKSATDVESHLVRELVDAVIIDAGAGDDAQRLIARADEFQSVPFVLVTTLLPADAPLLARAADAGICEVLIEGVDEGAARELVTRRAFSVRFERALAVPPPVLHLETPLQLAVWHSVVRRAGRPVRTDQLAKEIGVSREHLSRSFAAGQAPTLKKIIDLVRVLAAAELSKNAGHDVRDVAEVLGFASSSHLSSTTQRLVGARASSLSRLRAMDLLERFSRYAALPDEESQPA, encoded by the coding sequence ATGCCCCCGGCTTCGCGTGCCGCCGACGCGTCGGCGCCCTTGCTGTGTGTCGTCGCGCTCTGCAAGCGTGATCGGGCGCGGCAGCTCGTACGCACGGCGTTTCCGCGACGGCGCGCGCACGTGGTGTCGGCCAAGAGTGCGACCGATGTGGAATCGCACCTGGTGCGGGAGCTGGTGGACGCCGTCATCATCGACGCGGGAGCGGGCGACGACGCGCAGCGGCTCATTGCGCGTGCCGATGAATTCCAGAGCGTCCCCTTCGTGTTGGTGACCACGCTGCTTCCCGCCGATGCGCCGCTGCTGGCGCGGGCCGCCGATGCCGGTATCTGCGAGGTACTCATCGAAGGCGTCGATGAAGGGGCCGCCCGCGAACTGGTCACGCGTCGCGCCTTCTCCGTGCGCTTCGAGCGGGCGTTGGCTGTCCCGCCGCCGGTGCTGCACCTCGAGACGCCGCTGCAGCTGGCGGTGTGGCACAGCGTGGTGCGACGCGCCGGCCGTCCGGTGCGCACGGACCAGTTGGCGAAGGAGATCGGCGTCTCCCGCGAACATCTCTCGCGCAGCTTCGCGGCAGGGCAGGCGCCCACCCTCAAGAAGATCATCGACCTGGTGCGGGTGCTGGCGGCGGCCGAGCTGTCGAAAAACGCGGGCCATGATGTGCGCGATGTGGCGGAGGTGCTGGGCTTTGCCAGCTCCTCGCATCTGAGCAGCACGACACAGCGGCTGGTCGGGGCTCGTGCTTCCAGCCTCAGTCGCCTGCGGGCGATGGACCTGCTCGAGCGGTTCTCGCGCTATGCCGCACTGCCCGACGAGGAGTCGCAGCCGGCGTAA
- the atpA gene encoding F0F1 ATP synthase subunit alpha, with protein MATQTALRPGEIKDILLREIEAADLADLNVEEVGSVLEVKDGIARIYGLGKCMAGEMLEFTSSETKQVITGMALNLEEDNIGAVILGDYLQLKEGDEVRRTARVLEVPVGPELIGRVVDPLGRPIDGLGEIRATHFRKVESPAPGIIVRQPVKEPLQTGIKAIDSMIPIGRGQRELIIGDRSTGKTAVAIDTIINQKGQGVICVYVAIGQKASTIASVVEKLRQSGALEYTIIVAASASDPAPMLYIAPYSGCSMAEYFMYNEGKPTLCVYDDLSKQAAAYRQLSLVLRRPPGREAYPGDVFYLHSRLLERAAKLREDDAVVDGTNILKPGGSLTALPIIETQAGDVSAYIPTNVISITDGQIFLETDLFNAGIRPAVNVGISVSRVGGSAQTKAMKSVAGRLRLDLAQFRELEAFAAFASDLDAATKRQLERGARTVEILKQGQYSPLPFEEQVAVIYAVTNGFLDTIDTGKVRAWEKGFLEYLRAQFPQILDGMRSSKALAKDAEAELKRAIEQYTKGFAS; from the coding sequence ATGGCCACCCAGACCGCCCTGCGTCCCGGCGAAATCAAGGACATCCTCCTCCGGGAGATCGAAGCCGCCGACCTCGCCGATCTCAACGTCGAGGAAGTCGGTAGCGTCCTCGAAGTGAAGGACGGCATCGCCCGCATCTACGGCCTCGGCAAGTGCATGGCCGGCGAGATGCTCGAGTTCACGTCGTCGGAGACCAAGCAGGTCATCACCGGCATGGCGCTGAACCTCGAAGAGGACAACATCGGCGCCGTCATCCTGGGTGACTATCTCCAGCTCAAGGAAGGCGACGAAGTCCGCCGCACCGCGCGCGTGCTCGAAGTGCCCGTTGGCCCCGAGCTCATTGGTCGCGTCGTCGATCCCCTGGGCCGTCCCATCGACGGGCTCGGCGAGATCCGCGCCACCCACTTCCGCAAGGTCGAGTCGCCGGCGCCCGGCATCATCGTGCGCCAGCCCGTGAAGGAGCCGCTGCAGACCGGCATCAAGGCCATCGACAGCATGATTCCGATCGGCCGTGGCCAGCGCGAGCTCATCATCGGCGACCGGTCGACCGGCAAGACCGCCGTTGCGATCGACACGATCATCAACCAGAAGGGGCAGGGCGTCATCTGCGTGTACGTCGCCATCGGCCAGAAGGCGTCCACCATTGCCTCCGTGGTCGAGAAGCTGCGCCAGTCCGGCGCGCTCGAGTACACCATCATCGTCGCCGCCTCGGCCTCCGATCCGGCGCCGATGCTCTACATCGCGCCCTACTCGGGCTGCTCGATGGCCGAGTACTTCATGTACAACGAGGGCAAGCCCACGTTGTGCGTGTACGACGACCTGTCCAAGCAGGCCGCCGCGTATCGTCAGCTGTCGCTCGTGCTGCGTCGTCCGCCGGGCCGCGAAGCCTACCCCGGCGACGTGTTCTATCTGCACAGCCGCCTGCTCGAGCGCGCCGCGAAGCTGCGCGAAGATGATGCGGTGGTCGACGGCACGAACATCCTCAAGCCGGGCGGGTCGCTGACCGCGCTCCCCATCATCGAAACGCAGGCCGGTGACGTGTCGGCGTACATCCCGACCAACGTCATTTCCATCACCGACGGTCAGATCTTCCTCGAGACCGACCTGTTCAATGCCGGCATCCGCCCGGCCGTGAACGTCGGCATCTCGGTGTCGCGCGTCGGCGGCTCGGCGCAGACGAAGGCCATGAAGAGCGTGGCCGGTCGCCTGCGTCTCGACCTGGCGCAGTTCCGCGAACTCGAAGCCTTCGCGGCCTTCGCGTCGGACCTCGATGCGGCCACGAAGCGGCAGCTGGAGCGCGGAGCGCGCACCGTGGAAATCCTCAAGCAGGGGCAGTACTCGCCGTTGCCCTTCGAGGAGCAGGTCGCGGTCATCTACGCGGTGACCAACGGCTTCCTCGACACCATCGACACCGGCAAGGTGCGGGCGTGGGAGAAGGGCTTCCTCGAGTACCTGCGGGCGCAGTTCCCGCAGATCCTCGACGGCATGCGCAGCAGCAAGGCGCTGGCCAAGGATGCCGAGGCGGAGCTCAAGCGCGCCATCGAGCAGTACACCAAGGGTTTCGCGTCGTGA